One genomic window of Cystobacter ferrugineus includes the following:
- a CDS encoding L-threonylcarbamoyladenylate synthase: protein MLTSDLLIRAVELLRRGGVIALPTETVYGLAANAEDELAVRRVFAIKGRPATHPLIVHVAEAQALSSWARHVPEDAWRLAEAFWPGPLTLVLPRSPRATDAVTGGQDTVALRVPHHPLARAVLEALGGGVAAPSANRFGRVSPTTAEHVRADLGADVDLVLDGGPCTVGVESTIVDLSQGEPAVLRPGGLAVEELSRVLGRPVPVRVSSTVRVSGSLASHYAPRAGVVLAEPSEAAARVESLRARGQRVGVLGPPGLALPPGIPRYDVPEEPSAAARVLYTRLREADEQGHDVLVACLPRAEGLGLAVRDRLNRAAAPRTPGE from the coding sequence ATGCTTACCTCGGACCTCCTCATACGGGCAGTGGAATTGCTGCGGCGCGGCGGTGTCATCGCCTTGCCAACGGAAACCGTCTACGGCCTCGCCGCCAACGCCGAGGACGAGCTGGCCGTGCGCCGCGTCTTCGCCATCAAGGGCCGCCCCGCCACCCACCCGCTCATCGTCCACGTGGCCGAGGCCCAGGCGCTCTCCTCCTGGGCCCGTCACGTCCCCGAGGACGCCTGGCGCCTCGCCGAGGCCTTCTGGCCCGGCCCCCTCACCCTCGTGCTGCCCCGCTCCCCTCGCGCCACGGACGCGGTGACGGGCGGACAGGACACGGTGGCCCTGCGCGTCCCCCACCACCCCCTCGCCCGCGCGGTGCTGGAGGCCCTCGGCGGGGGCGTGGCCGCGCCGAGCGCCAACCGTTTCGGCCGGGTGAGCCCCACCACCGCCGAGCACGTCCGGGCGGACCTCGGCGCGGACGTGGACCTGGTGCTCGACGGCGGCCCGTGCACGGTGGGCGTGGAGTCCACCATCGTCGACCTGAGCCAGGGGGAGCCCGCGGTGCTGCGCCCCGGGGGCCTCGCGGTGGAGGAGCTCTCGCGCGTCCTCGGGCGACCGGTGCCGGTGCGCGTCTCGTCCACGGTGCGCGTCTCGGGCAGCCTCGCCTCGCACTACGCGCCCCGGGCGGGCGTCGTCCTCGCCGAGCCCTCGGAGGCCGCCGCGCGCGTGGAGTCCCTGCGCGCCCGGGGCCAGCGCGTGGGCGTGCTGGGCCCGCCGGGCCTGGCGCTTCCCCCCGGCATCCCCCGCTATGACGTCCCGGAAGAGCCCTCCGCGGCGGCACGCGTCCTGTACACGCGGCTGCGCGAGGCGGACGAGCAGGGCCATGACGTGCTCGTGGCCTGCCTGCCCCGGGCCGAGGGCCTGGGCCTCGCCGTGAGGGACCGGTTGAACCGCGCCGCAGCGCCTCGGACTCCAGGCGAGTAG